Proteins from a genomic interval of Nocardioides jishulii:
- a CDS encoding MarR family winged helix-turn-helix transcriptional regulator, producing the protein MRQVTDALAATPVWDVLVAVSRLGRASRLAEAHDAMGTAERRLLWLLSDDQPRTMREVSEELLLEQSTVNRQVNAALAAGLVERRVEPGEQARRVALTEKGLREFAADVEKGARRFRVALEAVPADRVEEFTEMLLAFATAYKDDVEHELQADSRGH; encoded by the coding sequence ATGAGACAGGTCACGGACGCGTTGGCGGCGACGCCGGTGTGGGACGTCCTCGTGGCCGTGTCACGCCTGGGTCGCGCGAGCCGACTCGCCGAGGCCCACGACGCGATGGGCACCGCGGAGCGACGGTTGCTGTGGCTGCTCTCGGACGACCAGCCGCGCACGATGCGTGAGGTCTCCGAGGAGCTGCTGCTCGAGCAGTCGACGGTCAACCGCCAGGTCAATGCTGCTCTCGCCGCCGGCCTGGTCGAACGTCGTGTCGAGCCGGGGGAGCAGGCCCGGCGGGTGGCGCTCACGGAGAAGGGTCTGCGCGAGTTCGCCGCTGACGTGGAGAAGGGCGCCCGGCGCTTCCGCGTCGCCCTGGAGGCGGTGCCGGCCGATCGGGTGGAGGAGTTCACCGAGATGCTGCTGGCCTTCGCCACGGCCTACAAGGACGACGTCGAGCACGAGCTTCAGGCCGACTCGCGAGGCCACTGA